The sequence TAAAGTCACCTTCATTCTCGCGGTCTTCGTCATCGACAACGATAACAACCTTGCCGCGCATCAAATCGTAGATGGCTTCTTCAATCGGGTCCAGGCGAATATATTCATTATTATATTGGCTCATTTCCTTGACCTCCTGGTTCGCTGTATACTTTCGGAATCTTATAAAAAACCGTTCGCCGCCAAAAATTCGCTGCTGATACGGGAGCTCTGTGCCTCTTCCTCATCCTCTTCATTCTGCGGGGAGGAGCCGTAGCGGAGCAGATGATCCACATACTTACCCAGCACGTCGCATTCGATGTTGACATGATCTCCGGCCCTCTTGTCGGCAAGCACGGTTTCGCCGAGTGTATGCGGGATAATGGACACGGTGAACGATGAAGCCGCCGTACCCGCCACCGTCAGGCTGATGCCGTCAATCGTGATTGAGCCTTTTGGAATAATGAATTTGAACAGCGACGCGCGGCCCGGCGCAATCTCGAATACAACGGCGTTCTGATCGCGCTTTACGCCTCGGATCGTTCCCGTTCCGTCGACATGGCCCTGCACGATATGCCCGCCGAAGCGCCCGCCGGCCGACATCGCCCGCTCGAGATTGATCCGGCTGCCGGTCCGCAGTTCCTTAAGCGTGCTGTTGCGGTAGGTCTGGGGCATGACATCGGCGGAAAAGCCGTGATCGCTTATCGAGGTCGCCGTCAGACAGACCCCGTTGACCGACACGCTGTCGCCGATTTTGAGATCGTCCATGATGACGGAAGCATTAATATGCAGCACCATCACCTCGCCGCCTGAGGAAACACCGCGCAGCACGCCGACTTCTTCGATCAATCCTGTAAACATCCTGCTTCCCCCTCCTTCTATGCTGGCTCGGGTGTGCCGCTGATGCACACATTATCTCCGAGAACCTCGACTTCCACTCCCCGCAGCGTAATGGCATTTCTCATCAGCTCCACCCCGTCAAAAGAAAACGCGGCCGGCGCCTTGGAGCCGCCTCCGACAATCTTCGGAGCGAAAAAGAGCACCACACGGTCTACAAGCCCCTGCTCCAGCATCGCCCCGTTCAACTGACCTCCGCCTTCCAGCAGGATGGAACCGATCTCCAGTTCGCCGAGCCTGGACATGGCGGCATTCAGGTCCACTTGCGGTCCTGCGCCGCAGCGCAGCACCTGCACCCCGGCCGCCGTCAGCGCTTCTTCCCTCCCGGCATCGGCGGTTTCCGCCGCAACAATAATCGTCTGCGCCTGCTTGTCAGTCACAACCGACGATTCAAGCGGCGTGCGGAGATTCGAATCGATAATGATCCGCACTGGATTGATGCCCGGAACCTCGGTCCGGGTTGTGAGCGAGGGGTTGTCGGCAATGACCGTACCTACGCCAACCATGATGCCCTGATGACGATGCCTCATCGTATGTACGATGCCCCGCGCCGCCTCGTTCGAAATCCACTTGCTGTCGCCGGTCCGCGTGGCAATTTTGCCGTCCAGCGTACTGGCGCTTTTCAATGTGACAAAAGGCCGCTTCGTCAAAATATATTTGATGAACTTCTCATTGAGCCGCAGGGCGCGTTCGCGCAGCAGCCCGACCTCCACTTCGATCCCCGCCTCCCGGAGCATCGCAATTCCGCGTCCGGCGACCTGCGGATTCGGGTCCTCGCAAGCAATGACGACCCTTGCCACGCCTTCGGCAATCAGCCGCTCGCTGCACGGGGGCGTCTTGCCGTAATGACTGCAGGGCTCCAGCGTTACATAAGCGGTGCTTCCCGCCGCCTGTCCGGCCGCCATATTCAGCGCATGCACCTCCGCATGGCCCGTTCCCCGCTTGAGATGGGTTCCCAGGCCGATTACCGCCCCGTCTTTAACGACGACGCAGCCGACAACCGGATTAATTCCCGTCTGCCCCTGAGCCCGTTCAGCCATGTCGAGCGCAAGCGACATATAGAACTCGTCATTCATTACATTCATGTCTAACCTCCGATCCCCTGCACATCGTCAATTGTCATAAATCTAAAAAACCCATCCAATACTCCTTCGAGGAGCCTTGAATGGGCAGTTTGAGAGTGTGAAAGCATCCACAATAATATACGAACAAGTCCCCGAACATCAAGTTCTTGTGAATTATCGCACATAATAGCGGAAACCATTTCATTGGGCCTGCCTTGTTAGACAAGAGCAAGCGGCGTTCTCTCCTTCTTCCATCCAGACTATACTGTCGGTCCCGGAATCTCACCGGGTCCACCGTCCGCGCAGCAAGCGCGTTCCGGGTAGCGGACTTGTCTTTCGCATGCCGCTTACGCGTCATCCGAATCATCACCGCCGGTAGGGAATTTCACCCTGCCCTGAAGGATATACAACTATTTTATTAGATTCCTATGGTGACCTGTCAACCCCTATGAATGCTTAAAGTCTTGCTGCACTTGACCATTTAAATAAGGGTCCAACTTAACGGTAATATTACCACCACTGTTTTAAAAACACAAGTGCTACATCTGTTATTACTGTACTAAGAATTGTCATACTATTATTCACCCTCAAGCCATCGAAAAAAAGCATCCCTCGATACTTTAATTACTTTCCTCCCTCCCAGACGCTGAACTGGGAAAGGCGGGTCCTTCAGAAGCTCATAGGTCTGTCTTCTTCCAATACCCAAAATTTCTTGAACGTCAGTTGATTCCAGTACAAGAGGTGTCTTGTGTTCATTTTAAAAATTCGTACCAGATTAATCGCTCCAAAGTTGAATCTTCACCTTCGTTCCACCCTGGAGAGCTGCCTGGGCGACTTTTAATCCATCGTTCTTTCGCCGTTCTTATCGTTATAACATCATCCCGTGTTATTGCCACTTGCCCTGGTATGTCATTTATATCAATACTGGACATTCAAAGGTTCTCCAGTTTTAATAAAAGCATTAAAAACCACCCATATTAGACGTTTATTAATGCTTTTATTTTTTTGCTATTTAATCACCTCAAGATCGTACGAACCGAACGAAAATACTCCGTCCATCATCCCGCAATTCTTTTAGCGAGATGATGGTTCTTGAACATGAATACTTACCGTTTTTCTTGGTGATCGTACAAGTCTTAATCTTCTCTTTAAAGCAGCCAATGCTCCTAAGTTCGCTTTCAGTTAATCGTATCTGCTAGTTCCCAACCGCAATTGCTTCAATCTCAATCAATATGTCCTCTTGGATGAGCTTTCTAACTTCAACTACAGAACTCGCTGGCGGATTCACTGTATTAATGTACTGATCTCGAATTACCCGTACCGTCTGCATCTGAACTATATCGGTCAAGAAAAAGGTCAATTTCACCACATCATCAAAGCTGACCTCAGCAGCGTTCAATGCGGATTTGATATTTTCGAAGACCTGTCGAGTTTGTGCGTTCAGATCCCCCGCCCCTACCAATAGGCCTTCCTTATTCAGAGGCACCTGTCCAGATATATAGATGGTCCGAGCGTTTCTAGCTTCCACTACGTGGGTGTAGCCAAACGTCGGGGGCATGGTCTCAGGGTTTTTAAATTTGATTCGTTCATTGGTCGACATGAGCTTTGCTCCTTTCGAATTTTCTTAATCGCAGACGTCTCTGTTGAAGCTCATACAAGCCGGATGCTACCACAAGAGGGACGAGCAACATTCCGGTCAAGAGATAGCTGCGAGAAATACCGACTGCCGTGGTCAGCGGCTCTGTGATCACCGGGGAGAAAAACTGTCCCATGAAAGAAAAGAGCATCATCGTCCCGATCGCACGCCCTTTGAGCGCAGCTGGCACAAAGGATAGCAACCAAGCATTCAAATTCGGTAGAATTGTGCCAAGTCCCACTCCGATCATCATGAGCGCCACGATCATGACATAGTAACCAGTCGCAATCGACAACAGCACATAAGCGGCGACAACCAGCGAGAGTGCGAGCATAGTGATTCGCTGAAACGTGAGTCTATTTTTAAGACGATGATATTGAGAGGACACGATCCCCCAACTCAACCCCACAACAGCCAACAGCCCTCCAGCTTTCATGCTGTTACCATCAGAAAACGACTGCACGTAGAACGGAAGGTACACTGGAACCATGAAGTAAACGACCATATTGACGAACGTGATGATACAGACAAACGCTGTCCGAGCTTTTGGCATCTGCACATTCGTCTCAACTTGCGAAGTTCCCCCATCCCCAGATCGAGTCGTGCGCGTCTCGGTGATGAGCCAGATCGCGGTCGGCAGGATCAGGAATGAAACGGCGTAGATTAAGAATGGCCACCGCCAGTTGAAGTCTGCAAGCACTCCGCTCAGAGAGACAAAGAGCACGTTGCCAAAAGCCATGAACAGCGACTGCCGACCCATGGAGGTAGCCAACTTGGAATCATGTGCGTAGTCGCCGATGAGCGCGGTCGCACTCGTAGTGAGAGCCACTACCGAGATTCCCAAGATAAAGCGGGTGATCAGGATCAACGAGAGGGACGTCAGGAAAAATCCTGAAATCCCTGAGATCCCATACAAAACCAACGCTGCGACAAAGACCCTCTTTCGGCCCCAACGGTCTACCACGAATCCCGTCAACGGGCCAAACATTCCCGCCGAAAGCGCAGGAATCGACAGCGTAATCCGGACCAGAAAGTCGCCATTCGGGTTATCCCCGAAATAGTCGGCCATCTGCGGAAGGCTCGGTGCGATCGCCGTTGTACCAATGATCGTGATCATGCTGGCCAGCATGAGCGTCAGATCACGCAGTGCAATCCGAAAACTCGCCGTCATCGCCGGACACTCGTAACGAAGCTCGTGACGATCTCTGCCAGCTTCTCAGGCTCGTCGAACTGCACCGCGTGACCTGTCTCCAACGTTTCCATCTGGATGACCGGCGATTTCACACGCTCTTGCACCATTTGCTTCACACAGTCGTTATCTACCAAGCGCTCTTTGCTCCCAAAGACCGCAAGCACCGGCAGTTTGCTGATCTCAGACAACGCGAGAAGCGACCAGTCTGCCAGTTCGGACCAGACCTTATACGTACTCTCCGTGACCTTCCACAGACGAAGGTCGTCTTTCACGACAAAGTCATGCCAATCTACTTGGTCCGTAAAGTCAGTCGGCTGAAGCGGGACCGGCATGAACGCATGAGTCGGTACCGGGTTCAAATCAAATTCTTTGAGAACCTCGGTCATCGCATACTTCGTCAATCTCAAAACGTCACTGTAGCGCTCTTGGAATGCAAAGCCCGGAGCGATCATCAGGAAGGACGATAAGATGCCTTCCGCCTCCAGAACCGATGCGACGATTGTAGCTACTTGAGCGCCGAAACACCAGCCTGCCAAGTGGATGCGGGTATAGGAACCCTGAAGCGAGCGAATAAACGAAACCATATCCTCAATCTCTCGCTCTTTGGACGGCAGGTGACCGCGGTTCACCAAGTTAAGGCCGGAACCACGGCGATCGACCGCGATGAAAGAGATCTCCGATTTCGAGACTATCCCCTCGCCGAGGGGTGCCTGCCACGCAGAGTGACTGATACCGCCGTGCAAAAGAACAATCACGTCGCCTCCTTTCGATTGACCCCAAAGCCGGTAATGAGTCTGATAGCCGTCCGACTGTATATGCGTCTGGATCACGGCTTCTTGAAATTTAATCATTTTTATCATCTCCTTATATCATCATTGAGTATAAGACCCGACCAATCTCTTGCATATTCAGTTCAACACGAGCCTCCGCATCTTCGATCATCCTGGTATAGACCGCTTCATACATCTGTCCAATGATTTCCACTTGCTGCTTCGACAGCACACGGCCATCAGCATTCAGCGTTAGGACGAGCCTGTTTTGCAGATCGTGGCCCATGTTGGTCAGCAGATTGAAGTCAGTGTGTTCAAACCATTGGATGCCCTTCAATGTGAGATCCGAGTAATGCTTGAAATGCGTATAGTTAAATACTGTCTCAAATAGTCGCTCTTGCCCAAAGTCGCTTTGGATGCTGGCAAGCGGATACCGTCTATACCGAAGGCACCGACGTTCCGTTTCGAACGTCTCCTGAATAAGGTCTCCCCACGTCTGTCCGCTGATCTCTTGCCGGAACGGCAAAAAGTTCAGGAACATTCCTAGGACGTTTTCCCCTTCCTCTTCTTCCAGTCTCCCATTTGTGAACACGCCCGTCAGCACATCCTTCTCTCTGCACAACTGGCTTATGACCGCCAGATGCCCAGCTAGCAGTACGTCCTTCATCGGAACACCGAGACGTTTCGACAGACTACCAAGGTTTTCATGCATCTTGGAATCAAAGCAGACCTGAGTCTCGCTCCATCTTGCCCCTTGTTCGTCTCGTTGCGGCCGAAGCAACGAATTGTACCGGAAACTGAGCAACTCCTTCGACCAGAAAGCGCGCAATTCCTCCGAAGTCTGGCTCTCTTGCTCAATCTTCACATAGTCCCGATATTTTAGCTTCGGGATCTGAGGCAGTTTTACTTCGCCGGATGAGATCGCCTCACTGTACATCTGAACCAGTTGCTGCATGAAGATGGACAGGCTCCAACCATCGATAACGGCATGATGGAAGCTCAACGTCAACTTGAAATCTTCCGGACCGCAACGGTGCGCAAAAAATTTGACCAATTCCGCTTTGGAGAGGTCAAATCCGCTCCCCTTCTCCATGTCGAACCATATGCGGAAGGACTTTGCTTGTTCTTCTTCAGACAAGAAACTGATGTCGGTGACATCGAGATGCAGCTGAACCGAACGGTAGACCAGTTGCATCGGGATCGAGTACCCCTCGAACGCAAAGGCCGTACGGAATATCTCGTGTTCCTGCAAGAGCTGCTCCAAGCAATCGCGAAGCAAGGCTTCATGAAGAGGCAATCCGAGATGATATGCAAACACATCTTGATAGACAGACTGTTCAAGGTCGATCTGGTTTTTGTTAATCATGTACAGTTGCATAGCAGTGGCCGGATACGCATCCACCATATCAGGCAGGAACACCCTCTCCTGCTCAGGCACCAGTTCAAACGGTGTCATTTGAGTGCTCTTCGTCCCAGACCCATACATGGATTCGCCAAGTTCAGCTAGTTGTTGGATGGTCGTTTTTTCAAATACGTCCTGAATACTTAAATTAATGCCTAACCGTTTGAACTTGGCGACCACACGAATGGCGATGATCGAATCCATTCCGAGCCTCATGAAGTCGTCATAAATCGAGATGTCATTCATACCCAGCGCCGTTGAGACGATTTCAGCGACCTGTCCTTCGAGGACGGTTCGCGGTGCGACGCGGGCCTGACGCCCTTGCATTATCTCAGTACCCCCGTCTTGCTCGTGGTGTGCTCCCGCTCTACGGCGGCTCACTTCGGCCAGCCCGGAGACTTCCTTGTCAGACATCGCATGGGCTGCGATATCTAGGAAAAGTTTCAAGTATTGACGCACGAGGTCTTGATCCACACGAGAGACATCATAGTTCACCGTCAAGCGAAGTTGATCGGAGAAATGATCTCGATGCGCGTGCACAACGACCGGAAGATTGGTCTGCTCAAAGTAGCGGACATTCAAGATTTTAACAGAGCTGTGTTCTTTCTCCCCATACACGTGAAAATCCGTATAGTTGAAGGCGACGTCGAACAACTCTTTTTGGCCGCTCCGCTTGAGGATCTCAGCCAGCGGGTATCGGCGGTATTGCATCGCCTCTTGCTCCAGTTCAAAGACGCTCTGAAAGACCGATGGCCAAGCGTCAGACGATAACTCCGTCATCAGCGGGATCGTATTGAGGAAGAGACCCGCTACATCTTCTGCGCCCTGCATTTCGGGACGGCCGTTCACCACGAGGCCGGTTATGACATCGCGAGTCCCCGCCAAGCGACTCAGGACATGGAGATGCATGGCAAGGAGCACGCTCTTGATCGGCAAGTTGAGTTCATGGGCGGCAGTCTGAAACTCCGCCCTCAGTTTTTCCGGGATCACCTGCTCAAGCGATGCTACAACCCCAGGTTTCCGTTTCACGTGGTTTTCTGCTTCTATAAATAGCAGCGTCGGCGAAACACCGGAGACCTTCTTCATCCAGAAGTTACAATGCGCCGGATCACGCAGCGACTGTTGCTCAAGGGCAACGTAGTTGCTGTACAGCAACTGCTCCTGCTTCAGCATAAGGTTCGCTCCCTTCACTTCGCTCAAGAGGTATGCGTAAGCTATTAGGAAATCGCTGAGGACTAAGGCCACACTCCATCCGTCCAGAATCGCATGATGGAAGGAGAAGCCGAGATTGAAGATGCGCTCCGACCGGATGTGGATCTGAACCCGGAAAAGCGGTGCTTGCGCAAAAATAAACTCACGTCTCTTCTCGCCTTCGATCCAACGGTCGATGGCTTCATCTTGCTCAGACACAGCCAGATGACGAATGTCAGCCATTTCCACCGGTGGTTCCAACTCGGAGTAGATGAGTTGAAGCGGCTCGCTGAATGCTTCGAGATCAAAGGCCGATCGCAACTGCGGACGGTTGGCCACGACTGCTCGGAGAGCCTTGATCATCAGCTCAACATGCATTGGCGCTTCGATATCATAGGCAAAAATGTCATGATAGACAGGAGACTCCTCATGGAGCATCGAGTGATAGATCATCCCTGACTGAAGCGTTGCGAGAGGCCATGCATCTTCGATCTCAGTACCGACCTGTTTCCGGTCGGCTTCGTCGACGAGTTGGAAAGGCGCAATGACTTCTTCCGCCATCTGCTCCGCCAATGTCAACTTTTTCGCAAGCTGACGAATGGTAGGATTCGCAAAGATCTCATGGACCTCAACCTGATAGCCCATTTCCCGCAACTTCGCAGCTACTCGTATGCTCAGAATCGAATCGCCACCCAGACGGAAGAAGTTCGTTTCGACACCGATCTGCTGGTGCCTCAGCACGTCTTGCCAGATCTGAAGCAACAAACGTTCCTGCTCTGTGGAAGGCTGGACGACCGCCTCGGTCAGATCGAGGCCTGCAAACGGATCTGGTAAACACTTCCGATCCAGTTTCCCGTTCGCCGTCGTCACCAGTTGCGGGACATGGACGAAGACCCGTGGCACCATAAATTCCGGTAGCTGATCGGCGACCCACTCCTTGGACTTTTGCGAATCGAATTCATCGGCAACCACATACGCGCACAGCATCTTTGTCCCTTTTGCTTCATGTACTACGACAGCCGCGTCCCTCACCCCCGGCATGCAGCGTACGACAGCCTCAATCTCGCCGAGTTCGATGCGGAACCCTCTCAGCTTAACTTGGTTGTCGATGCGGGTCAGGTACTGTATCTGACCGTCCGGGAGATAGCAAGCGAGATCACCCGTCTTGTAGAGCCTAGCTCCAAGTTCTGTCGAGAATGGGTCAGGAACGAACGCTTTCTCTGTCAGGTCATCCCGATTGTGGTAGCCTCTCGCTAAGGCAACTCCGCCGATGTACAGTTCTCCCGGAGCTTTGATCGGCTGAATCTGCATGTGCGAGTCCAACACATAAAGCTGAACGTTGTCGATCGGCTTCCCGATCGGCACCACATTACCCGGATAATCGAGGGTGCAGGCCCAATAGGAGACATCGATGGCAGCCTCGGTCGGACCATAAAGGTTGTGTAGTTCGCAAGTCAGGGTCTCGTAGAACTTCTCGACCGCCGTGTACGACAAGGCCTCCCCGCTGCAGAAGACGAGACGAAGCGAGACGCAGTAGTCTGCTAGGTTGTCTTCTTCAAGGAAGACATTCAGCATCGACGGGACGAAGTGCATGACGCTGACCTGCTTCTCTTGGATGACTCGTTTCAGATAATCCGGATCACGATGCCCACCAGGTTCTGCCATCACGATGCGCGCGCCGAACATCAGCGGCCAGAAGAACTCCCAAACAGATACGTCGAAACTGAATGGCGTCTTCTGCAAAATGTGATCTTTGCCGGTCAACCGATACGCACTCTGCATCCAATACAGCCGGTTAAACAGCGCCTCGTGCCGGTTGACGACCCCCTTCGGACGGCCTGTCGATCCCGATGTGTAGATCATGTAGCAGGACGAATCCGGTCCCAAATTGCGCTCCACATTAGACTCATCGAAAGCGAACAACTCCAAATCGGCGAGCACAACGGCCTCCGTATTGAATTCCGCCAGCGCCTCTAGGTGCCATTCCTGCGTGAGAATGAGCGGAACATCAGAGTCTTCGATCATATAGCGGATGCGATCGGCCGGATACTCTGAATCGATCGGGACATACGCGAGACCCGCCTTCATGATAGAGACCAGGGCGACGACCATCTCGATGGATCGATCCATGTACACGCCAACAAACTCCCCCTTTGTCCCCCGCTTGCTCAGAAGGAATCGAGCCACCCGATTAGTTAGGCTGTTCAACTCGCTGTATGTCAACGAGCGATCCTTGAACTCGACAGCAACCGCCTCAGGCGTCTGTACCACTTGCGCCTCGATCATCTCGATAACGTTAGTCTTCGGGTACTCAACCTGAGTGTCGTTCCACACATCAAGGATCAGACGCTTCTCGTCATTGGGTACGACCGATACGCGAGAGATTTTCACATCAAGGTCCAAAGCCAATTGATCCAGCAAGTGTGAGTAATGATTCATCATACGTTCAATTGAGTTGGCATCGAAGAGGTAGGTATTATATTCAACCTCAAACTCGAAGTATTCCCCCACATCACTGACATAGAGAAGCAGGTCGAATTTAGCACCCGTGCGCTTGAATGACACAGGTTGGCAGAGGATCTCGGTACCGAGTTTCAACTGCGGCTTCTTCCCAAGCAACGTCATCATCGTCTGGAACACCGGGTTGTAGCTCGGGTCCCGCTCGATGTTGAGGCTTTCCAGTACCTTAGGATACGGCGCATCTTGGTGTTGCAACATCTCGAGCGCCCGTTCGGACGCTTGCATAACCAACTCCCGGAACGTCATTTCCCCGTCCAACATCAAAGTGAGAGCCGCCGTGTTGACGAAACAGCCGACCGTGCCAAAGTGGTCGTAGTCATCGCGATTGAGAACGGTCGTGCCGATGGTGATCGCATTCTGGCTGCTGTAGCGATTCAATAGAATGGCGTATGCGGACAACATTGCGCCAAACTCTGTCGTGCCAGCTGCTTGGAAGGACTTGTCCATCAAGCCCGAGACTTTGCTTTTGGGAAGGTTGACCGTGTACGTAGAGCCCCTAAACGTCTGCTGGGCAGGACGAATCCGGTCGACCGGGAGATTCAGCAAGTCTGTTCTGCCTTGCAGCGTACTCTTCCAGTACTCGATCTTCTCATGGAACGCCCCCTCATCATACTCCTGACGCAAACGTGATACATAGTCGTGGTACGAGGCTACGGGCTGCTGAGCGGCTAGCTGTCCGGACTGGCACTGGGCGATGTAGTTCCGACCAATTTCGTCTAAAATGACTCCCATGCTCCACCCGTCTGTCACGATATGGTGGACCGTGATTCCGAGGACGTATTCTTCCTCCGTTATCCGTATAATGACCCAACGAATCAACGGACCGGAGGCGAGATCGAACGGCCGGCTATACGCATCGGCGATCCTCTCATCGGCCTGCTCCCGGGCTTCCTCAGCGCTCAGGTGGTGCAGATCGACGACTTTTACAAACTCGGGCACGCTGTCGTGAACGATGGCTCTCAATCCATCCACCGTTTCCACGAACGTCGTGCGCAGTGACTCATGACGTTCGACCAAGCGATGTAAAGATCGAACTAACCACTCCACTTCGAGATAACCTTTCATCTGGAAAACAAGCGGCTCATTATATGCAGGGCCGCTTTCCCTGCACATGCGTTCAAGCAACCAAAGGGTCTCTTGCGTGTAGGACACCTTCAAGCCGTATTCTTTGACGTCACGCGAAACAACCATCAATTCGATCCTCCAATCGGTAGTCTGCAGCTTTTCTGTTGATCTCTAGCGTTAGTCCGCTCCTCAATGGCCACTGCGATCTCCTCGATCCGCCGCAGCTTGAACATATCCTGCGGTGTCAAAAAAATCCCCTCACGTTTACAGAGTGCTACGATCTTCAGGGCAGCAAGGGAATCGCCGCCCAGTTCAAAGAAGTCATTTTGGACGCCCACTTCAGAGCGGTCCAGGATCTCGGACCAGATGCCTGCGATCAATTCCTCCATCAAGTTGCGCGGTGCGACGTAGTCAGTCCCGTATCCTTTGGCATAGAGATCCGGCTGTGGGTATTGCCTGCGGTCCACTTTTCCGTTTGGCATCAACGGCAACGCGTTAAGGTAGACATAGAAGGACGGAATCATGTACTCCGGCAGCTGTCCGTTCAGGAACAAGCGCAGATCTTGGACCTGAGGATGCTCTCCCTTGCAGACGATGTAGGCGACAAGTAACTGATGACCTGGCTTGTCTTCGCGCAGGAGGACAACCGCTTGTTGCACGGATTCATGACGCTGTAGTACCGCCTCAATCTCTCCCAATTCAATGCGTAACCCGCGAAGTTTGACTTGATCGTCGATGCGGCCCAAGAATTCAAGTACACCACCTGGCAGAGTGCGTACGAGGTCACCCGTTTTGTAGAGCCGCTCCCCTTCTGCAAACGGATGAACGACAAATCGTTCCGCCGTCAGCTGCGGACGATGAAGATAACCGATCGCAATACCTGCACCCCCGATATACAATTCACCAGCAACCCCTTGCGGCACGGGTAGCTGATACTCATCCAACACGTAGACTTGCGCATTGGCAATCGGACGGCCGATCGGTACCATATTTCCGCTACCGCCGCGCTCGGCCACCCAATAAGTAGAGTTGATGCAGCACTCTGTCGGGCCATAGAGATTGATCAGATCTACGTTCGGCAACATTCCGAATAGTCGTTCTTGCAACTTGCGCGTCAGCTGCTCGCCCCCGGCAAACACGCGCGTTAGTGACGTACAATTGGCAAAGTCTTCTTGCTCCAAAAGCATGCTCAAAATTGTTGGCACCACTTGCAAAGTCGTCACACGATATTCTTGAATCTCCTGCAGCAGAGTCGCCGGGTCCAACTGAGTTTCGGGTTTGGCAAACACTAGTTGAGCACCTGTGAGCAGCGGGGCGTAAAACTCCCAAACCGAGGCATCGAAGGAAAAGGCTGTTTTTTGCAGGACACGGTCTGAAGCACTAAGGGGAAATTCCGCTTGCATCCACTGCATGTGATTACAAATAGCCCCATGCCCCACCACAAT is a genomic window of Paenibacillus durus ATCC 35681 containing:
- a CDS encoding riboflavin synthase — its product is MFTGLIEEVGVLRGVSSGGEVMVLHINASVIMDDLKIGDSVSVNGVCLTATSISDHGFSADVMPQTYRNSTLKELRTGSRINLERAMSAGGRFGGHIVQGHVDGTGTIRGVKRDQNAVVFEIAPGRASLFKFIIPKGSITIDGISLTVAGTAASSFTVSIIPHTLGETVLADKRAGDHVNIECDVLGKYVDHLLRYGSSPQNEEDEEEAQSSRISSEFLAANGFL
- the ribD gene encoding bifunctional diaminohydroxyphosphoribosylaminopyrimidine deaminase/5-amino-6-(5-phosphoribosylamino)uracil reductase RibD, which encodes MNVMNDEFYMSLALDMAERAQGQTGINPVVGCVVVKDGAVIGLGTHLKRGTGHAEVHALNMAAGQAAGSTAYVTLEPCSHYGKTPPCSERLIAEGVARVVIACEDPNPQVAGRGIAMLREAGIEVEVGLLRERALRLNEKFIKYILTKRPFVTLKSASTLDGKIATRTGDSKWISNEAARGIVHTMRHRHQGIMVGVGTVIADNPSLTTRTEVPGINPVRIIIDSNLRTPLESSVVTDKQAQTIIVAAETADAGREEALTAAGVQVLRCGAGPQVDLNAAMSRLGELEIGSILLEGGGQLNGAMLEQGLVDRVVLFFAPKIVGGGSKAPAAFSFDGVELMRNAITLRGVEVEVLGDNVCISGTPEPA
- a CDS encoding helix-turn-helix domain-containing protein; its protein translation is MESTDVQEILGIGRRQTYELLKDPPFPVQRLGGRKVIKVSRDAFFRWLEGE
- a CDS encoding RidA family protein; its protein translation is MSTNERIKFKNPETMPPTFGYTHVVEARNARTIYISGQVPLNKEGLLVGAGDLNAQTRQVFENIKSALNAAEVSFDDVVKLTFFLTDIVQMQTVRVIRDQYINTVNPPASSVVEVRKLIQEDILIEIEAIAVGN
- a CDS encoding MFS transporter, whose product is MTASFRIALRDLTLMLASMITIIGTTAIAPSLPQMADYFGDNPNGDFLVRITLSIPALSAGMFGPLTGFVVDRWGRKRVFVAALVLYGISGISGFFLTSLSLILITRFILGISVVALTTSATALIGDYAHDSKLATSMGRQSLFMAFGNVLFVSLSGVLADFNWRWPFLIYAVSFLILPTAIWLITETRTTRSGDGGTSQVETNVQMPKARTAFVCIITFVNMVVYFMVPVYLPFYVQSFSDGNSMKAGGLLAVVGLSWGIVSSQYHRLKNRLTFQRITMLALSLVVAAYVLLSIATGYYVMIVALMMIGVGLGTILPNLNAWLLSFVPAALKGRAIGTMMLFSFMGQFFSPVITEPLTTAVGISRSYLLTGMLLVPLVVASGLYELQQRRLRLRKFERSKAHVDQ
- a CDS encoding alpha/beta fold hydrolase, producing MIKMIKFQEAVIQTHIQSDGYQTHYRLWGQSKGGDVIVLLHGGISHSAWQAPLGEGIVSKSEISFIAVDRRGSGLNLVNRGHLPSKEREIEDMVSFIRSLQGSYTRIHLAGWCFGAQVATIVASVLEAEGILSSFLMIAPGFAFQERYSDVLRLTKYAMTEVLKEFDLNPVPTHAFMPVPLQPTDFTDQVDWHDFVVKDDLRLWKVTESTYKVWSELADWSLLALSEISKLPVLAVFGSKERLVDNDCVKQMVQERVKSPVIQMETLETGHAVQFDEPEKLAEIVTSFVTSVRR